A DNA window from Canis lupus dingo isolate Sandy chromosome 2, ASM325472v2, whole genome shotgun sequence contains the following coding sequences:
- the SCGB3A2 gene encoding LOW QUALITY PROTEIN: secretoglobin family 3A member 2 (The sequence of the model RefSeq protein was modified relative to this genomic sequence to represent the inferred CDS: inserted 1 base in 1 codon), giving the protein MKLVTVFLLVTISICTYSATAFLSNSLPDAVNKALCLPVDNILPFMDLLKLLLKTLGISVEHXVEGLRKCVNELGPEAAEVVKKLLVPIGCGLICQ; this is encoded by the exons ATGAAGTTGGTAACTGTGTTTCTGCTGGTGACCATCAGCATTTGCACTTACT CAGCTACTGCCTTCCTTTCCAACAGTTTGCCAGATGCTGTCAACAAAGCCTTATGTTTACCTGTGGACAACATTCTCCCCTTTATGGATCTGTTAAAGCTTCTTCTGAAAACTCTCGGCATTTCTGTTGAGC CTGTGGAAGGGCTAAGAAAGTGTGTGAATGAGCTGGGACCAGAGGCTGCTGAGGTAGTGAAGAAACTGCTGGTACCTATAGGTTGTGGGCTTATTTGTCAATAA
- the LOC112660041 gene encoding dynein light chain roadblock-type 1-like, whose amino-acid sequence MAEVEETLKRLQSQKGVQGIIVVNTEGIPIKSTMDNPTTTQYANLMHNFILKAWSTVREIDPQNDLTFLRIRSKKNEIMVAPDKDYFLIVIQNPTE is encoded by the coding sequence ATGGCAGAGGTGGAGGAGACACTGAAGCGACTTCAGAGCCAGAAGGGAGTACAGGGCATCATCGTGGTGAACACAGAAGGCATTCCCATCAAGAGCACCATGGACAATCCCACTACCACACAGTATGCCAACCTCATGCACAACTTCATCTTGAAGGCCTGGAGCACCGTGCGTGAAATTGACCCCCAGAATGACCTCACCTTCCTTCGAATTCgctccaagaaaaatgaaattatggttGCACCAGATAAAGACTATTTCCTGATTGTGATTCAGAATCCAACTGAATAA
- the C2H5orf46 gene encoding uncharacterized protein C5orf46 homolog, translated as MAVSVLRLTIVLGLLILILTCQADDKPDDQPDASDKKTEPEFPKFLNLLGTEIIENAVEFILRSMTRSTGFMEFDDKQGEHSTK; from the exons ATGGCTGTCTCAGTGCTGCGGCTGACGATCGTCCTGGGACTACTCATCTTGATCCTGACTTGCCAGGCCG atgaCAAACCAGATGACCAGCCAGATGCCTCAGACAAAAAAACAGAGCCAGAATTCCCCAAATTCCTAAACCTTTTGGGCACAGAGATCATTGAGAATGCAGTGGAGTTCATCCTTCGCTCCATGACGAGGAGCAC aggaTTTATGGAATTTGATGATAAACAAGGAGAACATTCAACAAAGTGA